TGTTGAACAGGTTACGATTCAACAGTAGAAACAGgtttaattgcaaacaaaggcaTTTTTATAAAATTATCAAATTTGATTCTCCCAGTGCATTCTCCCTGCAACAGGAGGGCATATTGAGCTTAAGGTACTCAGACCCTTACTGAGCATCAAGGCTTACAGTAATTAAATGCTACAGGATTTCAGTTACTGCCATGAGGACAGAGATCCTGAAGAATACTTTCAACACGATAAAAAAGGACTAAAGATGCTGATTTGTTAAAGAAAACACTAGAACCAGAtaccacaaacagaaaaaaaaaagtctTCGAAGAGCGCATCTTTAAAAAAACAGCCAGCGATGGGACGATCTTGCAATCAggaagtttgtttttgtttttactcgTGTGTAGCTGAGGACAAGAAGTAGGCACAAGTGTAAAGGCACTGCAGCATTCTGACATTTCTCACAGTAGACTAGAGCCTATTTATATTTTGTGCCACAGTTATCATTGCAACAGGAAAGCACCAGGACAAGGGCATTGAAAGAACCTATGCCTCTTCAAAAGGAAACTGAGTGAAAAAAATCTAGGAATGTCTTTCTGCTTTTGGATAGTGTGGTAGAGGGCTGGATATCCATCGTTTCAAAGAAATATTTGATTCTTTGAGCAGACATGAGTATTTTAACATACTAATCCAAGAGGGCACAAGCTTTCGGTTTCTGAGCAACAAAGTCTTACAGGGGTCGTTCTGGGAGTCTATGCAATCATGTCCAGTTCCTCCTAAACATTTCTAGTTCGTACTAACAGTGAGATCATGGCAACAACTAGGCTACATCATTATACTTACCATAGCTGTCATAGCTGTCTCTGTAGGATCCCCCAGAGCGCCCACCATAACCACCTTCTCCTCCACTCCTAAAAAGGGGGACAAATGAAAGCCGGTTAACAGAAACCAAGGAAAATACATGTCGGCTCAGGTACACGATTATCCTAGAAATAACTTCTGTAGCTTAAATCCTATGTTATTAAAACAAGGACTGATCACTTAGTACTTAGAGAACTAAACTATGCAACATTCTTACCTGGCCTCTCTGTAACCTCCGCTGCCACCCCCAGAGGAgtatcctcctccaccaccaccaccactcctgtAGCCACCCCCATAGCTGCGGTCCCCGCCACCCCCATAGCTGCGGTCCCCGCCATAGCTGCGGTCCCCACCATAGCTGCGGTCCCCACCATAGCTTCTTTCTCCCCCACTATAACCTCCACCACCTAGGACAAAATTAAGAGGATTTCAGTCAAAGGACCTTCACCTTGGAGCAAGTTAAACACTAAAAAGGAGGGGTGTGACATGGAGCAAATGGACGCTAACCACTtacctcttcctctgcctcctctgaAGCCGCCAGATCCGCCCCTGAAGCCACCAGAACCACCCCTGAAGCCACCACCGCGGTCAGATCTTCCTCCTGACTTGCCAGCTTCATCCACACGAATCATCCTGCCATCGACCGACTAAACAGGGGNGGGGAATCTATAATACCAATGATTTACGTCAGTCAAAGATATgcatgtgtctgggaaaccatccCCTCACCTTGCCATTCATTGCAGCCATTGCGTCTTTGGCATCTTCAGGGTTTTCAAAAGTCACAAAGCCGAAACCCCTGGATCTCTGCGTCTCACGGTCTCTGACAACGTCGACTGAAAAACAAAACGTCAACCACCCACTCAATATTGAcagtttaatttttttatccgttattttaccaggtaagttgactgagaacacgttctcatttacaggaacagcctggggaatagttacaggggagaaggggatgaatgagccaattgtaaactggccAGAGTCAGTTTACAATATGGCCAAAGTCCA
This window of the Salvelinus sp. IW2-2015 linkage group LG16, ASM291031v2, whole genome shotgun sequence genome carries:
- the cirbpb gene encoding cold-inducible RNA-binding protein B isoform X2, with amino-acid sequence MSDEGKLFVGGLCFDTDETSLEEAFSKYGNIAKVDVVRDRETQRSRGFGFVTFENPEDAKDAMAAMNGKSVDGRMIRVDEAGKSGGRSDRGGGFRGGSGGFRGGSGGFRGGRGRGGGGYSGGERSYGGDRSYGGDRSYGGDRSYGGGGDRSYGGGYRSGGGGGGGYSSGGGSGGYREARSGGEGGYGGRSGGSYRDSYDSYATHE
- the cirbpb gene encoding cold-inducible RNA-binding protein B isoform X1, with the protein product MSDEGKLFVGGLCFDTDETSLEEAFSKYGNIAKVDVVRDRETQRSRGFGFVTFENPEDAKDAMAAMNGKSVDGRMIRVDEAGKSGGRSDRGGGFRGGSGGFRGGSGGFRGGRGRGGGGYSGGERSYGGDRSYGGDRSYGGDRSYGGGGDRSYGGGYRSGGGGGGGYSSGGGSGGYREARSGGEGGYGGRSGGSYRDSYDSYGKYNDVA
- the cirbpb gene encoding cold-inducible RNA-binding protein B isoform X3, whose protein sequence is MSDEGKLFVGGLCFDTDETSLEEAFSKYGNIAKVDVVRDRETQRSRGFGFVTFENPEDAKDAMAAMNGKSVDGRMIRVDEAGKSGGRSDRGGGFRGGSGGFRGGSGGFRGGRGRGGGGYSGGERSYGGDRSYGGDRSYGGDRSYGGGGDRSYGGGYRSGGGGGGGYSSGGGSGGYREARSGGEGGYGGRSGGSYRDSYDSYG